Proteins found in one Homalodisca vitripennis isolate AUS2020 chromosome 4, UT_GWSS_2.1, whole genome shotgun sequence genomic segment:
- the LOC124359797 gene encoding RCC1 domain-containing protein 1-like isoform X2: MPNKLELRGEKIVDIACGRSHILMLSERGEVFSVGEGSRGQLGHGELENEEEPRLVEGLAGLVVVAVVCGGWHSCALTSDGDLYSWGWNMAGQLGLYNQESRGKVSVQAIPQAVDWPDQSEVHVSKVACGARHTVTLLDDGSVWGCGWNGYNQLALAGVDSVDQMTRLPVDGSVRHIVCGPWSTCFIT, from the exons ATGCCTAACAAGCTGGAACTACGAGGTGAGAAGATAGTTGATATAGCTTGTGGGCGCTCACATATCCTCATGCTGTCAGAGAGAGGCGAGGTTTTCTCAGTTGGAGAAGGCAG TCGGGGCCAGTTGGGGCATGGAGAGCTGGAAAATGAGGAGGAACCAAGGCTGGTGGAGGGATTGGCAGGATTGGTGGTGGTGGCAGTGGTGTGTGGGGGTTGGCACTCCTGTGCACTTACATCTGATGGAGACCTCTATTCTTGGGGATGGAACATGGCGGGGCAGCTCGGCTTGTACAATCAAG AGTCAAGAGGCAAAGTTTCAGTGCAGGCAATACCACAAGCTGTTGACTGGCCAGATCAATCAGAGGTACATGTCTCCAAGGTAGCGTGTGGAGCCAGACACACCGTCACTCTGTTAG ATGACGGAAGTGTATGGGGGTGTGGTTGGAACGGTTACAATCAACTAGCACTAGCTGGGGTGGACTCTGTGGATCAGATGACTAGGTTACCAGTTGACGGCAGTGTGCGACACATAGTCTGTGGACCATGGAGTACCTGCTTCATTACTTGA
- the LOC124359797 gene encoding probable E3 ubiquitin-protein ligase HERC3 isoform X1, with protein MSIIVSGFNGFEQFKCLCTFLKNRNYNKSIHGNANLNCGTNNSVLNLILNSFPINFNTTFTLSWSYCLSYHGDTLWLFGYVGRKLNCIKNVKLPNSEKINQVSCSRRHILCVTETGTCWQYSLETDQLKDLSGILTTEPQREDAIREFVVKVSCGETITAVLTDKGSVYNMPNKLELRGEKIVDIACGRSHILMLSERGEVFSVGEGSRGQLGHGELENEEEPRLVEGLAGLVVVAVVCGGWHSCALTSDGDLYSWGWNMAGQLGLYNQESRGKVSVQAIPQAVDWPDQSEVHVSKVACGARHTVTLLDDGSVWGCGWNGYNQLALAGVDSVDQMTRLPVDGSVRHIVCGPWSTCFIT; from the exons ATGTCTATCATAGTCAGTGGATTCAATGGATTTGAACAATTCAAATGCTTAtgtacctttttaaaaaatagaaattataataaatccatCCATGGTAATGCCAACTTAAATTGTGGAACTAATAATTCAGTGTTAAATTTAATCTTGAATAGTTTCCCAATTAATTTCAACACAACTTTCACACTGTCATGGAGCTATTGTTTGAGTTACCATG GTGACACATTATGGTTATTTGGATATGttggaagaaaattaaattgtataaaaaatgttaaattaccaAACAGTGAAAAAATAAACCAG GTGAGTTGTAGTCGCAGACATATCCTCTGTGTGACAGAGACTGGGACCTGCTGGCAGTATAGCCTCGAGACTGATCAGTTGAAAGACTTGAGTGGAATCCTCACTACTGAACCGCAACGAGAAGATGCTATTCGGGAGTTTGTCGTGAAAGTGAGCTGTGGAGAGACGATAACAGCAGTACTAACAGACAAAG GATCGGTGTACAACATGCCTAACAAGCTGGAACTACGAGGTGAGAAGATAGTTGATATAGCTTGTGGGCGCTCACATATCCTCATGCTGTCAGAGAGAGGCGAGGTTTTCTCAGTTGGAGAAGGCAG TCGGGGCCAGTTGGGGCATGGAGAGCTGGAAAATGAGGAGGAACCAAGGCTGGTGGAGGGATTGGCAGGATTGGTGGTGGTGGCAGTGGTGTGTGGGGGTTGGCACTCCTGTGCACTTACATCTGATGGAGACCTCTATTCTTGGGGATGGAACATGGCGGGGCAGCTCGGCTTGTACAATCAAG AGTCAAGAGGCAAAGTTTCAGTGCAGGCAATACCACAAGCTGTTGACTGGCCAGATCAATCAGAGGTACATGTCTCCAAGGTAGCGTGTGGAGCCAGACACACCGTCACTCTGTTAG ATGACGGAAGTGTATGGGGGTGTGGTTGGAACGGTTACAATCAACTAGCACTAGCTGGGGTGGACTCTGTGGATCAGATGACTAGGTTACCAGTTGACGGCAGTGTGCGACACATAGTCTGTGGACCATGGAGTACCTGCTTCATTACTTGA
- the LOC124359799 gene encoding myosin regulatory light chain 2, smooth muscle major isoform-like: MADVPEDTHTKEKKEKKKKEKSGDEEKKEKKSSIKKEKTDRAVAENTVSEETEQTQKPENVEQKRVEIQEPPKEVEPEPAAMATTAEPEVEEEPKPKPKRKPSKRSLELEIDDEKLNQLKEAFQIFDFDHDGVIDKNDLRKSLIAMGQDIHDIHEEELEKMMSEACQPLDFDAFIMLLGYRTIELDPEEVLRDALSRWDYDGSGLISEEKFRSDLMCLGDKFSEKEVNMALEDAPVTKGFGFYKDIRMIDYVKFCHILCGLRKKTRDPSLEEYGLDVSV; this comes from the exons aaggagaagaaaaagaaagaaaaaagtgGGGATGAAGAAAAGAAAGAGAAGAAATcctcaataaaaaaagaaaaaacagatCGAGCAGTAGCTGAAAACACAGTTTCAGAGGAAACTGAGCAAACACAAAAACCAGAGAATGTAGAGCAAAAAAGAGTAGAAATACAGGAACCTCCGAAGGAGGTTGAGCCGGAACCTGCAGCAATGGCTACAACAGCAGAGCCAGAAGTGGAGGAAGAACCCAAGCCAAAGCCAAAGAGGAAACCATCTAAGAGGAGTTTGGAACTAGAAATAGACGATGAAAAACTTAACCAGTTAAAAGag GCATTCCAAATTTTTGATTTCGACCACGATGGGGTAATTGACAAGAATGACCTCCGCAAGTCTCTGATAGCCATGGGACAAGACATTCATGATATACATGAAGAAGAACTGGAAAAGATGATGTCAGAG GCCTGTCAGCCATTGGATTTTGATGCATTTATCATGCTACTAGGTTATCGGACCATCGAGTTGGATCCTGAAGAGGTACTGAGAGATGCTTTATCTCGGTGGGATTATGACGGCTCAGGCCTCATCTCTGAGGAAAA GTTCAGGTCAGATTTAATGTGTCTGGGAGACAAATTCTCAGAGAAAGAG GTAAACATGGCACTAGAAGATGCTCCGGTAACCAAGGGCTTTGGCTTCTACAAGGATATCCGTATGATAGACTACGTCAAGTTCTGTCACATATTGTGCGGGCTGCGTAAGAAGACCCGAGACCCCTCCTTGGAGGAGTATGGCCTGGATGTCTCTGTCTGA